Proteins from a genomic interval of Geodermatophilus obscurus DSM 43160:
- a CDS encoding NADP-dependent isocitrate dehydrogenase — MSKIKVEGTVVELDGDEMTRIIWQFIKDQLILPYLDVDLEYYDLGIEKRDETDDQITVDAAEAIKRHGVGVKCATITPDEARVEEFGLKKMWRSPNGTIRNILGGVIFREPIIMQNVPRLVPGWTKPIVVGRHAFGDQYRATDFRFPGEGTLTITFQPKDGGEPIQHEVFQSPGGGVAMAMYNLDESIRDFARASMNYGLQRGYPVYLSTKNTILKAYDGRFKDLFAEVFESEFKDQFEQAGITYEHRLIDDMVAASLKWEGGYVWACKNYDGDVQSDTVAQGFGSLGLMTSVLMSPDGRTVEAEAAHGTVTRHFRQHQQGKETSTNPIASIFAWTRGLAHRGKLDNTPEVTRFAETLEKVCIDTVESGQMTKDLALLISKDQPWLSTQDFLAAIDGNLQKAMA, encoded by the coding sequence GTGAGCAAGATCAAGGTCGAGGGCACCGTCGTCGAGCTCGACGGCGACGAGATGACCCGGATCATCTGGCAGTTCATCAAGGACCAGCTGATCCTCCCGTACCTCGACGTCGACCTCGAGTACTACGACCTGGGCATCGAGAAGCGCGACGAGACCGACGACCAGATCACCGTCGACGCGGCCGAGGCCATCAAGCGCCACGGCGTCGGCGTCAAGTGCGCGACGATCACTCCTGACGAGGCCCGCGTCGAGGAGTTCGGTCTCAAGAAGATGTGGCGGTCCCCGAACGGGACGATCCGCAACATCCTCGGCGGTGTGATCTTCCGCGAGCCGATCATCATGCAGAACGTGCCGCGGCTGGTGCCGGGCTGGACCAAGCCGATCGTCGTCGGCCGTCACGCCTTCGGTGACCAGTACCGGGCCACGGACTTCAGGTTCCCCGGTGAGGGCACGCTGACGATCACCTTCCAGCCCAAGGACGGCGGCGAGCCGATCCAGCACGAGGTGTTCCAGTCCCCCGGCGGGGGCGTCGCGATGGCGATGTACAACCTCGACGAGTCGATCCGCGACTTCGCCCGGGCCTCGATGAACTACGGCCTGCAGCGCGGCTACCCGGTCTACCTCTCGACCAAGAACACGATCCTCAAGGCCTACGACGGGCGGTTCAAGGACCTGTTCGCCGAGGTCTTCGAGTCCGAGTTCAAGGACCAGTTCGAGCAGGCCGGGATCACCTACGAGCACCGGCTCATCGACGACATGGTGGCGGCGTCCCTCAAGTGGGAGGGCGGTTACGTCTGGGCCTGCAAGAACTACGACGGCGATGTCCAGTCCGACACCGTGGCCCAGGGCTTCGGCTCGCTGGGCCTGATGACCTCGGTGCTGATGAGCCCCGACGGCCGCACCGTCGAGGCCGAGGCCGCCCACGGCACGGTGACCCGGCACTTCCGGCAGCACCAGCAGGGCAAGGAGACCTCGACCAACCCGATCGCGTCGATCTTCGCCTGGACCCGGGGCCTGGCCCACCGCGGCAAGCTTGACAACACGCCCGAGGTGACCCGCTTCGCGGAGACCCTGGAGAAGGTCTGCATCGACACCGTCGAGAGCGGCCAGATGACCAAGGACCTCGCCCTGCTGATCAGCAAGGACCAGCCGTGGCTCTCCACCCAGGACTTCCTGGCGGCCATCGACGGGAACCTGCAGAAGGCCATGGCCTGA
- the mdh gene encoding malate dehydrogenase — MAEQPRNGKVTVVGAGFYGSTTALRLAEYDVFETVVLTDIVEGKPEGLALDMNQSRPIEGFETRVVGVGGGSYEGTEGSDVVVITAGLPRKPGMSRMDLIETNAKIVRQVAENIAQTSPDAVVIVVSNPLDEMTALAQLATGFPKNRVMGQAGMLDTARFTNNVAEELGVPVGSVRTLTLGSHGDTMVPVPSRCTVDGKPLADVLPADRIEHLVDRTRNGGAEVVALLKTGSAYYAPSAAAARMARAVMQDSGAVMPVCAWVDGEYGINGVYLGVEAEIGRDGVRRVVEGDLTESELAGLREAAEAVRAKQSDVADL; from the coding sequence ATGGCAGAGCAGCCCAGGAACGGCAAGGTGACCGTCGTCGGTGCCGGCTTCTACGGCTCGACCACCGCACTCCGGCTCGCGGAGTACGACGTCTTCGAGACGGTCGTGCTGACCGACATCGTGGAGGGCAAACCCGAGGGCCTGGCCCTCGACATGAACCAGTCCCGGCCCATCGAGGGCTTCGAGACCAGGGTCGTCGGCGTCGGCGGCGGCTCCTACGAGGGCACCGAGGGCTCCGACGTCGTCGTCATCACCGCGGGCCTGCCGCGCAAACCCGGCATGAGCCGGATGGACCTCATCGAGACCAACGCGAAGATCGTCCGGCAGGTCGCCGAGAACATCGCGCAGACCTCGCCGGACGCCGTCGTCATCGTGGTCTCCAACCCGCTGGACGAGATGACCGCGCTCGCCCAGCTGGCCACCGGTTTCCCCAAGAACCGGGTGATGGGCCAGGCCGGCATGCTCGACACCGCTCGGTTCACCAACAACGTCGCCGAGGAGCTCGGCGTCCCGGTGGGCTCGGTGCGCACGCTGACCCTAGGCTCGCACGGCGACACGATGGTGCCGGTGCCCTCGCGCTGCACCGTCGACGGCAAGCCGCTGGCCGACGTGCTGCCCGCCGACCGCATCGAGCACCTCGTCGACCGGACCCGCAACGGCGGCGCCGAGGTCGTGGCGCTGCTCAAGACCGGCTCGGCCTACTACGCCCCCTCCGCGGCCGCCGCCCGCATGGCGCGCGCGGTCATGCAGGACTCCGGTGCGGTCATGCCGGTGTGCGCCTGGGTGGACGGGGAGTACGGCATCAACGGCGTCTACCTGGGGGTCGAGGCCGAGATCGGCCGCGACGGGGTGCGCCGGGTGGTCGAGGGCGACCTGACCGAGAGCGAGCTCGCCGGGCTGCGCGAGGCGGCCGAGGCCGTGCGCGCCAAGCAGTCCGACGTGGCCGACCTCTGA
- a CDS encoding DUF3017 domain-containing protein, whose protein sequence is MTRPPLYTRRPFLAGLLRQLPLLVVLLTVGTGLLMVTFEHWRRGLVVVGLALVGGGLLRLLLPLRRVGFLAVRSRPVDVVLLVGVGVLLTAFALAIPGA, encoded by the coding sequence ATGACCCGCCCGCCGCTCTACACCCGCCGGCCGTTCCTGGCCGGTCTGCTGCGGCAGCTGCCGCTGCTGGTCGTGCTGCTCACGGTGGGCACCGGGCTGCTGATGGTCACCTTCGAGCACTGGCGGCGAGGGCTGGTCGTCGTCGGGCTGGCCCTGGTCGGTGGGGGACTGCTGCGGCTGCTGCTCCCGCTGCGCCGGGTCGGTTTCCTCGCCGTCCGCAGCCGGCCGGTGGACGTCGTCCTGCTGGTCGGCGTCGGCGTCCTGCTGACCGCCTTCGCGCTGGCGATCCCGGGCGCCTGA